From the genome of uncultured Fusobacterium sp.:
TATAAATTTTTGAACCTCTTTAGGGATTCCATCTATTTTTTCAATTACAAAATTAAGTATTTTTACATCATCTTTTTTATCTTTTAAACTATTTATAAACTCTTCTAGTTCTTTATAAAACTCTTTATCTACCATTTTACTCCTTTTCTAAAATAATCGCCACAGCAGTAGCATATTCCTTTGAATGAGATATAGATAATTCCACTCTTTTATCTGCCATCTTATCTTTTAATCCATTTATAAACCTTACAATAGGCTTTCCTAAATGATCATTTAAAATCTCAATATCTGTAAGAGCAAACTCTCGAACTCCTGTTCCCATAGCTTTAGAAATCGCTTCTTTAGCTGAAAATCTTCCAGCATAACTAGCTATTTTCCCAGCTCCTTTTTTTTCAATATTTTCTATTTCTTGAGTAGTATATACTCTCTTTTTAAATTTCTCACTTTGAATAGCTTTCTCTATTCTAGCTATTTCTACAATATCATTTCCTATTCCCAATATCATATTATACCTTTTCAAATATATCAATATTAACGTCAATAGTAATCTCTAAACTATCTAAAGAAAATAATCTCTCTACACCTTCTTTTGGACTTCTCCACTTATATGGTGTCATATCAAAGAGATTTTTAATGCTCTCATTCTCTTTAATAAAAGATTTTCCAGTACAATTTACAGTACCACAATGTTTGAATATTTTTAAATCTTCAACTGGAGAGTAAAACTCAGTTCTTACATTTTCATAAACTACTTTTTTAAGTTCAAGAAGATGTTTTTCTCCTGTAGATACAGTTATAAGTTTACCTCCTAATTTTAAAACTCTCATTTTTTCTTCAGGAACAATTTTAGCAAACATACAGATTATAAAATCCATACTCTCATCTGCTAAAGGAATATTCATAGCACTTGCCACTAGCCAATCTATATTTTTATAAGTTTTTGCAGCACTTATAATAGCCTCTTTTGAAATATCTATTCCTATTATATTACTCTCTATTCCTAGCGTTGTTAGAAATTTTTTTATATTTCCAGTATAATATCCCTCTCCACAGCCAATATCCAATATATTTACACTTTTTTTATCTCCTAAATTTTTTTGAATAAGAGAATTTACACTATCAGATATTATCTTGTAGTAATCTTTTTCTAAAAATCTTTTTCTACTTAATACCATCTCCTTATCATCTCCAGGAGTTTTACTATGTTTTTGATTTGAAAGTAAAAGATTTAAATAACCTTGTTTTGCCATATCGAAGGAATGGTTATTTTCACATCTATAAGTTCTCTCACTCTTTATTAATTCTTTTTTACAAACAGGACAGATTATCATAATTTCCCCTTATTTCATTCTATAAGCTTTTTTAGTATTTTCATTTGTAGCTCTTGCTACCTCTTCAAAAGTTATTCCTTTTAATTGAGCAATTTTCTCAGCTACATATTGTACATATACAGGCTCATTTCTTTTTCCTCTATTTGGAGTAGGAGCCATATATGGACAGTCTGTTTCTAATATTAATTTATCTAAAGGAATATTTTCTACAACTTTTACTAAAGATTTAGCATTTTTAAAAGTTAATACTCCACCAATTCCAAGATAATATCTATCTAATACCTCTTTAGCTGACTCTACTGATCCTGGATAGCAATGGAATATTCCTCCAACATCTGGAAACTCATTTAAAATTTTTAGAGTATCTTCCATAGCATCTCTTGAGTGAATTACCACAGGTTTTCCCACACGTCTTGCTAATTCCATCTGTTTTCTAAAAAACTTTTGTTGTACCTCTTTTGGTTGAGTCATCCAATGATAATCAAGTCCTATCTCACCTATTGCTAGGACTTTTGGATCTTTTGCTAATTCCTCTAGCTCTTTTTCTACCTCATCAGAATATCCCTCTATATCAATAGGATGTACTCCTACTACTGCATAAATAAAATCATATTTGTGGGCATATTCTACACTTTTTCTACTACTTTGAATATCGTAACCTATATTTACAGCAAACTCTAATTGCTCACTTATTCTTTCTAAAACCTCTGCTCTATCCTCATCAAATTGATCGTTATCTAAGTGAGCATGTGAATCTATTAATTTCATAATTATTCTCCTAATGATTTTTTCAAACTATCTATAAATCTACAAAGATGAAAACCATCACAAACAGCATGATGAACCTGTATAGCTAAAGGTATATAATATTTATCTCCATCTAAATAATATTTCCCAATAGTAAAAATTGGAAGAAGATAATCATAGCCTCTTTGTAAATTAAGATTAAATCCCTCAAAACTTTCCCAAGGAATCATTGACACAGGGAAAACATTTAATGGAGTATTTGGTTTCCCTTCCATTTCTAAATTATCTCCATAATTTTTAACATCTTCATTATATCTTTTACAAAATTCCTCATAATTATCTGTATATTCTGTCCAAAGGCTAGAAAATGTCTCACTTTCTTTATGAAAAAATGTATAACAAGGAAACATCATTTCATAATATCCTACTTTACCTTCATTATCTAGTACCATTCTAAACTCTTCATAACTATTTACTATTTTTGAAATATGATAAAGCATAGTTGGATATAATTTTTTCTTCTCTTTTACTATTTTGGTAATATCTAATTTTACTGTCATACTATAAGTACATGGAACATCTTTTAAATAATGTTGATAGTGACTTTTTCTTTTCCAATTCTCTATATCTATATAATTAAACTTCATTTTTTCCTCCTTAAGTTTATTATTTTAATATCTCTTTAAAATCTTCTTTAGTAAATCTATATTTTTCTCCACAGAAATGACACTCAGTTTCAATTTCCTCTTGAGTACTAAATATATCATTTAACTGTTCTTTTCCTAATGTTATTAAACCTTTATAAAATTTTTCTTTTGAGCAATTGCAACTATAATTAACCTCTTTTTCCTCAAGGATTTCATATGGTTCAACTAATCTTTCCATATTTTCATCTGTCATATCTTCATATAATAGTTTAGCTATTCTTTTTATATCCATTCCACCAGCCATAAGTTCTGTCATTGGTCTAATAGCTCCTATTTTTTGCTCTAAAGCTGTTATAAAGCTATCTTCAGCATCTGGAAGTAGCTGTATCATATAACCTCCAGCATACTCTACAGTATTCTCATCTTTTAATTTTACTCCTAATGCTATTACAGTTGGGGTTTGTTCAGAGTTATAAAAATAATATGCTAAATCTTGAGCTATCTCTCCTGAATTTATC
Proteins encoded in this window:
- the acpS gene encoding holo-ACP synthase; amino-acid sequence: MILGIGNDIVEIARIEKAIQSEKFKKRVYTTQEIENIEKKGAGKIASYAGRFSAKEAISKAMGTGVREFALTDIEILNDHLGKPIVRFINGLKDKMADKRVELSISHSKEYATAVAIILEKE
- a CDS encoding putative RNA methyltransferase translates to MIICPVCKKELIKSERTYRCENNHSFDMAKQGYLNLLLSNQKHSKTPGDDKEMVLSRKRFLEKDYYKIISDSVNSLIQKNLGDKKSVNILDIGCGEGYYTGNIKKFLTTLGIESNIIGIDISKEAIISAAKTYKNIDWLVASAMNIPLADESMDFIICMFAKIVPEEKMRVLKLGGKLITVSTGEKHLLELKKVVYENVRTEFYSPVEDLKIFKHCGTVNCTGKSFIKENESIKNLFDMTPYKWRSPKEGVERLFSLDSLEITIDVNIDIFEKV
- a CDS encoding TatD family hydrolase, producing MKLIDSHAHLDNDQFDEDRAEVLERISEQLEFAVNIGYDIQSSRKSVEYAHKYDFIYAVVGVHPIDIEGYSDEVEKELEELAKDPKVLAIGEIGLDYHWMTQPKEVQQKFFRKQMELARRVGKPVVIHSRDAMEDTLKILNEFPDVGGIFHCYPGSVESAKEVLDRYYLGIGGVLTFKNAKSLVKVVENIPLDKLILETDCPYMAPTPNRGKRNEPVYVQYVAEKIAQLKGITFEEVARATNENTKKAYRMK
- the catA gene encoding type A chloramphenicol O-acetyltransferase, encoding MKFNYIDIENWKRKSHYQHYLKDVPCTYSMTVKLDITKIVKEKKKLYPTMLYHISKIVNSYEEFRMVLDNEGKVGYYEMMFPCYTFFHKESETFSSLWTEYTDNYEEFCKRYNEDVKNYGDNLEMEGKPNTPLNVFPVSMIPWESFEGFNLNLQRGYDYLLPIFTIGKYYLDGDKYYIPLAIQVHHAVCDGFHLCRFIDSLKKSLGE
- the hslO gene encoding Hsp33 family molecular chaperone HslO, giving the protein MGKLIRGVSKNARFFVVDTTDIVQKAQDIHKCSPTAIDAFGRLLTAGVIMGSTLKGKDILTLRTDTNGQLNNMVVTADADGGVKGYLSNPSVDVPLKDNGKSDVGGLVGKGILKIIKDMGLKEPYIGLSEINSGEIAQDLAYYFYNSEQTPTVIALGVKLKDENTVEYAGGYMIQLLPDAEDSFITALEQKIGAIRPMTELMAGGMDIKRIAKLLYEDMTDENMERLVEPYEILEEKEVNYSCNCSKEKFYKGLITLGKEQLNDIFSTQEEIETECHFCGEKYRFTKEDFKEILK